A window of Bdellovibrio svalbardensis genomic DNA:
CCCTGGGTATTCGTGGCGATGCCTACATTCAAAAACTTCACCTGGTGTCCTTCAAAGGCCAAAGTGAAAACAGAGCCATCCTGATTCCTGATTCCTGAAACATCATAAGCAGGGCCATGCATGATGTCTTTGCAGTCTTCGTGTTCATAGACAGCAATACGCTTCCAGTTCCCGTTGATTTCTGTCGATGACACCTCTTGCGAATCTTGCCAAAGCTTCTGTGCATCTACAAACGTCGAAGATCTGGTCAGCGAGCTTATTGCCAAGGCCTTCACGGATACAAAAAGAATGGGAAGAATCGCGAGTCTAGCTATATGATTCATGATGGAATCCTTTCTGGTTTCGCTCTTCACGCTAGAAAATAAAATCTGCTGACTCAAGAGCCCCCTTTACTTGGCGACAAATAACATATTGCTGCCATGGCACTTCGGCCAGTGCTGTCACTCATCTTGACCGCAACTGCGATCTATCGCCGAATAAAGTCATGAGAACATGGATAGCTATTTTCATGATCTTTCTAATGACAGCCCCCACTCAGGGGCATGCTTCTGCTGATATTGCCTTCAATGTTATCACCTATTGGCCCTTGGGATTCCGTACCGACGACAGCCCCCAAGGATTGCGCGTAAAGCGCCTGCTCGCGAAGATGCATTCTCTGGGTGCCAATATGGTGATCTTCAATTTCCGTGGAAAAATGATCACGGGAAGAAGCTCGGATATTTATTCCTATGTACCGGAAGACTTGCAAGAACAAGAGGAAGCTCTTCTGAAACAGACGATTCGCTACGCTAAGGATTTGGGAATGAAAATAGCTTTTCGTCCGATCCTGCTCGTCGTGGGACCTCAAGATGAATTCCCTTTTGTTGAAAATGGCTATACCTGGTGGCATGGCAATATACGTCCTGACAATCCGTCAGAATGGTTTGATCACTTCTTTAACTACCACAAGCGGTACATGAAGATCGCCCGCGAAGTTGGGGCCTCTTGGTATTCCATTGGAGCAGAAATGCATTCTTTAACATCAGGATTGGGCAGTCGCGATCCATCATGGCGTTTCGGATTTCCAGAACTGTGGGTGGATTTCGTCGCCAAAGCCAGAAATGTCCTAGGACCCGATGTGGAAATTACCTACGGCGCGAATTACACGGACCAGTATGTCCTGGAAGAAGGGCAAAAGACTTGGGGTGGAGAATTTGCGCAGTGGTATCACGATCTCACTTTCCTGACGAGAACTCCCGAGGAGATTTTTCATCAAGAGCAAATGCGAACTTTCTGGCGCTCTTTGGATTTTGTTGGACTGGACTACTACCGTGCCCTGGGCAGCGCCACCACCGACTACCCCAGTGGCTACTCGGAACTTGTCGGAGTGCTCAGTAAAAATCCAATGTCCTATGCACAAAACCTCAACGACATGCTCAGCAATCTGGATGAGACACTAGGAATCCGCAGCCGCTTGGCTGTGCAGGAAGTTGGATATCGCAGTGTTGAAAAATGCTTTGTCGCTCCCTATTTATACGAAGATGATCACACTCCCATCAACTATGAACATCAGGCGGCCGCGTGGGAGGCTTTACTGCAAGCCATGTGGGAGCCACAATGGCCTTGGATGCAAGGAATTGGAATTTGGCAAGTTCTTGTCGACGATGACTCTGACATGTCAGTGAACGGAGGATTTTCACCTCTTGGAAAATCCCCCGCTGAGAATGTGCTTAAGAATTTCTTTACCCCTAAGACTGCGCCCCAATAGCTCACACCTGAGTCGATGGCTGATGCCACTCGCACCAATTTTGTTCAGGAATGTTCTTGCCTATATTGATAAAATCCAGAACTTCAACAATTCCCTGCCCCACACCGGCGGCAGAGGCTGGATTCTGGCCTGTCACTAACCTGCCGCTTTTAATCACATGGCCTGCAAAATTAGGTGCGGTGGTCACTTGAGCTCCCCTTTCCTGCAAGCGCGACTGAAGAAGAAAGGGAACAACCGATTCAAG
This region includes:
- a CDS encoding glycoside hydrolase family 113 — translated: MRTWIAIFMIFLMTAPTQGHASADIAFNVITYWPLGFRTDDSPQGLRVKRLLAKMHSLGANMVIFNFRGKMITGRSSDIYSYVPEDLQEQEEALLKQTIRYAKDLGMKIAFRPILLVVGPQDEFPFVENGYTWWHGNIRPDNPSEWFDHFFNYHKRYMKIAREVGASWYSIGAEMHSLTSGLGSRDPSWRFGFPELWVDFVAKARNVLGPDVEITYGANYTDQYVLEEGQKTWGGEFAQWYHDLTFLTRTPEEIFHQEQMRTFWRSLDFVGLDYYRALGSATTDYPSGYSELVGVLSKNPMSYAQNLNDMLSNLDETLGIRSRLAVQEVGYRSVEKCFVAPYLYEDDHTPINYEHQAAAWEALLQAMWEPQWPWMQGIGIWQVLVDDDSDMSVNGGFSPLGKSPAENVLKNFFTPKTAPQ